One Bradyrhizobium sp. ISRA464 genomic window carries:
- a CDS encoding aspartate aminotransferase family protein, which produces MAVTRTRVMHRSLRETPPKAVGGDGVWLIAEDGRRILDSSGGAAVSCLGHQHPRVLAAIAKQASTLAYAHTGFFSSEPAEELAERLVGHEPGGLAYAYFVSGGSEAIEASIKLARQYFIERGEPKRARFIARRQSYHGNTLGALSAGGNAWRREPYAPLLSPSFSHVTPAFAYHEQRDDESEAAFVGRLAAELEAEFQRLGPDTVAAFIAEPVVGATAGCVPAPEGYFKTVREICNRHGALLILDEVMCGMGRTGTLHAWEQEGISPDIQAIAKGLGGGYQPIGAMLASGTIVDTVRNGSGAFQHGHTYLAHPLACAAALEVQRTISEEKLLDQVKERGKQLEQRLVERFGNHRHVGDIRGRGLFWGIELVADRAQRRPFDPKLKLHQRIKSAAFAGGLACYPSGGTADGQRGDHVLLAPPYIATSGDIDMIVERLGAAVDSALKDVGH; this is translated from the coding sequence ATGGCCGTCACCAGGACCCGCGTGATGCATCGAAGCCTGCGCGAAACGCCGCCGAAAGCGGTCGGGGGCGACGGTGTCTGGCTGATCGCGGAGGACGGCCGCCGCATTCTCGATTCCTCCGGCGGCGCCGCCGTCTCCTGCCTCGGCCATCAGCATCCGCGCGTCCTTGCCGCCATCGCCAAGCAGGCCTCCACGCTCGCCTATGCCCACACCGGCTTCTTCTCGTCCGAGCCCGCCGAGGAGCTCGCCGAGCGCCTGGTCGGCCATGAGCCCGGCGGCTTGGCCTACGCCTATTTCGTCAGCGGCGGGTCCGAGGCGATCGAGGCCTCGATCAAGCTGGCGCGGCAATATTTCATCGAGCGCGGCGAGCCGAAGCGCGCGCGCTTCATCGCGCGCCGGCAGAGCTATCACGGCAATACGCTGGGCGCGCTGTCCGCCGGCGGCAATGCCTGGCGCCGCGAGCCCTATGCGCCGCTGCTGTCGCCCTCGTTCAGCCATGTCACGCCGGCCTTCGCCTATCACGAGCAGCGCGACGATGAATCGGAGGCAGCCTTCGTCGGCCGCCTCGCGGCCGAGCTCGAGGCCGAATTCCAGCGGCTCGGCCCCGACACCGTTGCCGCCTTCATCGCCGAGCCCGTGGTCGGCGCCACCGCCGGCTGCGTGCCGGCGCCGGAGGGTTACTTCAAGACGGTACGCGAGATCTGCAACCGCCACGGCGCGCTTTTGATCCTTGACGAGGTGATGTGCGGCATGGGCCGCACCGGCACGCTGCACGCATGGGAACAGGAAGGCATCTCGCCCGACATTCAGGCGATCGCCAAGGGTCTGGGCGGCGGCTACCAGCCGATCGGCGCGATGCTGGCGAGCGGCACGATCGTCGACACCGTGCGCAACGGCTCCGGCGCGTTCCAGCACGGCCACACCTATCTCGCGCACCCGCTGGCCTGCGCCGCCGCGCTCGAAGTGCAGCGGACCATCAGCGAGGAAAAGCTGCTCGACCAGGTCAAGGAGCGCGGCAAGCAGCTCGAGCAGCGGCTGGTCGAACGCTTCGGCAATCACCGCCATGTCGGCGACATCAGGGGACGCGGCCTGTTCTGGGGAATCGAGCTGGTCGCCGATCGGGCTCAACGCCGGCCGTTCGATCCCAAGCTGAAATTGCACCAGCGGATCAAGTCCGCCGCCTTCGCGGGCGGGCTTGCCTGCTATCCATCGGGCGGCACGGCCGACGGCCAGCGCGGCGACCATGTGTTGCTGGCCCCGCCCTATATCGCAACTTCCGGCGACATTGACATGATCGTCGAAAGACTCGGCGCTGCAGTAGACAGCGCGTTGAAGGACGTTGGTCACTAG
- the pncA gene encoding bifunctional nicotinamidase/pyrazinamidase has product MTIRPDDLLLVIDVQNDFCPGGALAVADGDAVVPVVNRLAERFDHVVLTQDWHPAGHSSFASSHPGAAPFSSVTMPYGPQTLWPDHCVQGTPGAAFHPQLATDRAELVVRKGFRAAIDSYSAFFENDRTTPTGLAGYLRERGLTRIVMAGLATDYCVHYSALDARRLGFEATVVLSGCRAIDLAGSLAAATAAMLAAGVVLVDDIA; this is encoded by the coding sequence ATGACAATCCGGCCCGACGATCTCCTTCTCGTTATCGATGTGCAGAACGATTTCTGCCCCGGTGGCGCGCTGGCGGTCGCGGATGGCGATGCCGTGGTGCCCGTCGTCAATCGGCTCGCCGAGCGGTTCGACCATGTGGTGCTGACCCAGGACTGGCATCCGGCGGGTCATAGCTCCTTTGCGTCATCGCATCCCGGCGCGGCGCCGTTCTCCTCCGTGACCATGCCCTACGGTCCGCAAACGCTGTGGCCGGACCATTGCGTCCAGGGCACGCCGGGCGCCGCCTTCCATCCGCAGCTCGCCACCGACAGGGCCGAGCTTGTGGTCCGCAAGGGCTTCCGCGCGGCGATCGATTCCTATTCGGCGTTCTTCGAGAACGACCGGACCACGCCGACCGGGCTCGCCGGCTATCTGCGCGAGCGCGGCCTGACGCGGATCGTCATGGCGGGGCTCGCGACGGACTACTGCGTGCATTATTCGGCGCTGGATGCGCGGCGGCTCGGCTTCGAGGCCACGGTCGTGCTGTCGGGCTGCCGCGCCATCGATCTTGCGGGCTCGCTCGCGGCCGCCACGGCGGCCATGCTTGCGGCCGGCGTCGTGCTGGTCGATGACATCGCCTGA
- a CDS encoding aspartate dehydrogenase: MADSRTRTRVAVAGLGAIGADVVKALDRGIDGLALAAVSSQDPAKHRAWLAELKTQPKVLPIADLADVADIVVECAPSKLVRSIVAPVVERGKTAVVLSVGALLQNEDLIGLAAAHGGQIIVPTGALIGLDAVTAAAIGTIHSVRIVTRKPVAGLLGAPHLVENDIRIEGIAEPLRVFEGSAREAAKGFPANLNVAVALSLAGIGPDRTRVEIWADPTVTRNTHRIEVDSDSARFSMMIENIPSENPKTGRITALSVIACLRKLRAPLRIGT, from the coding sequence ATGGCAGATTCCAGAACCAGGACCCGCGTGGCGGTGGCCGGCCTCGGCGCGATCGGGGCCGACGTCGTCAAGGCGCTCGATCGGGGTATCGACGGGCTGGCGCTTGCGGCGGTGTCGTCGCAGGATCCTGCGAAGCATCGCGCGTGGCTTGCCGAACTGAAGACGCAGCCGAAGGTGCTGCCGATCGCCGATCTCGCCGATGTTGCCGACATCGTCGTTGAATGTGCGCCGAGCAAGCTGGTGCGCTCGATCGTGGCGCCGGTGGTCGAGCGCGGCAAGACCGCCGTGGTGCTGAGCGTCGGCGCGCTGCTGCAGAACGAAGATCTGATCGGCCTTGCCGCCGCGCATGGCGGCCAGATCATCGTGCCGACCGGCGCGCTGATCGGGCTCGACGCCGTGACCGCCGCGGCCATCGGAACCATCCATTCGGTGAGGATCGTGACACGCAAGCCGGTCGCGGGCCTGCTCGGCGCGCCACATCTGGTCGAGAACGACATCCGGATCGAAGGCATCGCCGAGCCGCTGCGGGTGTTCGAGGGCAGCGCGCGCGAGGCCGCGAAGGGTTTTCCGGCCAATCTCAATGTCGCGGTGGCGCTGTCGCTCGCCGGGATCGGCCCGGATCGCACCCGGGTCGAGATCTGGGCGGACCCGACGGTGACGCGCAACACCCACCGCATCGAGGTCGATTCCGATTCCGCGCGGTTCTCGATGATGATCGAGAACATCCCGTCGGAGAACCCGAAGACCGGCCGCATCACCGCGCTGTCGGTGATCGCCTGCCTGCGCAAGCTGCGCGCGCCGCTTCGGATTGGAACGTGA
- a CDS encoding MurR/RpiR family transcriptional regulator, whose product MAQAQAKPSPLNELCSALPSLPMRLQEVGRFVAANDYDATTRSMRELASVAGADPASFTRLAKALGYSGWDELRAALTEARRPAQASPFSGRAKGRRAGPNADVTLVKEKLGAEAAGLARISASAIAEAARALHSADRIWISGFRSCRSVAELLNYQLRLFRPDAVQLVGGSGPFDLDHGAFRADDAVVVIGFAPYTAVSVETARAAHNVGATLIAIADTIAAPMAEGADHLLLFEAASSPGFFPSLTGAIAVAQSLAAVTFTLGGASAKRKLEQTEGRLAEMSQYFVEKG is encoded by the coding sequence ATGGCGCAGGCTCAGGCGAAACCATCGCCCCTCAACGAATTGTGCAGCGCACTGCCGTCGCTGCCGATGCGGCTGCAGGAAGTCGGTCGTTTTGTCGCGGCCAACGACTACGACGCGACCACCCGCTCGATGCGCGAGCTCGCCTCCGTCGCCGGTGCCGATCCTGCCTCCTTCACCCGCCTTGCCAAGGCGCTCGGCTATTCCGGCTGGGACGAACTGCGCGCCGCGCTGACCGAGGCGAGACGGCCCGCGCAGGCCTCGCCCTTCTCCGGCCGCGCGAAGGGCCGCCGCGCGGGACCTAATGCCGATGTCACGCTGGTCAAGGAGAAGCTCGGCGCCGAAGCCGCGGGCCTTGCACGCATTTCCGCAAGCGCGATCGCCGAGGCCGCGCGTGCGCTGCACAGCGCTGACCGAATCTGGATATCTGGCTTTCGCAGCTGCCGCAGCGTCGCGGAACTCTTGAACTACCAGCTCCGCCTGTTCCGCCCCGACGCCGTACAACTGGTCGGCGGCTCGGGTCCGTTCGATCTGGATCATGGCGCCTTCCGTGCGGATGACGCTGTCGTCGTGATCGGATTTGCGCCCTACACGGCCGTCAGCGTCGAAACGGCCCGTGCAGCGCACAATGTCGGCGCCACGCTGATCGCCATCGCCGATACGATCGCCGCGCCGATGGCTGAAGGCGCCGATCATCTGCTGCTGTTCGAGGCCGCCTCCTCGCCCGGTTTCTTCCCGAGCCTCACCGGCGCGATCGCCGTTGCGCAGTCGCTGGCCGCCGTCACCTTCACGCTGGGCGGCGCGAGCGCCAAGCGCAAGCTGGAACAGACCGAGGGCCGGCTTGCCGAGATGTCGCAGTATTTTGTCGAGAAAGGTTGA
- a CDS encoding M20/M25/M40 family metallo-hydrolase: protein MSHKAKTTSRSLLLSAALGSALLATGAAAQGLTEQQQFARGIYQELVEINTTTATGDTQKAAEAMGARLRAAGFPESDVHVFSPAPHKGNLVARLHGSGARKPILLVAHLDVVPANREDWSVDPFKLTEQDGYFYGRGSSDDKYMASAFITNLIRYKKEGYKPDRDIIVALETDEEILDANGLGMQWLIKNHRDLIDAEFALNEGGGVGLKDGKAIRNTVQTSEKVSIGYQLTVKDRGGHSSLPRKDNAIYRLAAGLVRLSNFSFPPNFNETTRLYFTRMAELDTKQTADDIRAVLAPQPDPAALARLSENVGYNAQLRTTCVATMLQGGHAINALPQLATAKVNCRIMPGEPVEGVQATLERVLDDRQIAVAPTGKAVLSPPSPPNEEVMGAIDKLSKEFWPDAAIIPVMSTGATDGSYLRNAGIPTYGHSGLAADIKDNRNHGKDERVLVKSFYEGEDYLYRLVKMLAGGKS from the coding sequence ATGTCGCACAAGGCCAAAACAACAAGTCGATCGCTCCTGTTGTCGGCCGCCCTCGGTTCGGCGCTGCTGGCAACCGGCGCGGCGGCGCAAGGGTTGACCGAGCAGCAGCAGTTCGCCCGCGGCATCTACCAGGAGCTGGTCGAGATCAATACGACCACCGCGACCGGCGATACGCAGAAGGCGGCCGAGGCGATGGGCGCACGGCTGCGTGCGGCGGGCTTCCCCGAGAGTGACGTGCACGTGTTCTCGCCGGCGCCGCACAAGGGCAATCTGGTGGCGCGGCTGCACGGTTCCGGTGCGCGCAAGCCGATCCTGCTCGTCGCCCATCTCGACGTGGTCCCCGCCAACCGCGAGGACTGGTCGGTCGATCCGTTCAAGCTCACCGAGCAGGACGGCTATTTCTACGGGCGCGGCAGCAGCGACGACAAGTACATGGCCTCCGCCTTCATCACCAATCTGATCCGCTACAAGAAGGAGGGCTACAAGCCCGACCGCGACATCATCGTGGCGCTGGAGACCGATGAGGAGATCCTCGATGCCAACGGTCTGGGCATGCAGTGGCTGATCAAGAACCACCGCGACCTGATCGATGCCGAATTCGCGCTGAATGAAGGCGGCGGCGTCGGCCTGAAGGACGGCAAGGCGATCCGCAACACCGTGCAGACCAGCGAGAAGGTCTCGATCGGCTATCAGCTCACGGTCAAGGATCGCGGCGGCCACAGCTCATTGCCGCGCAAGGACAACGCGATCTATCGTCTCGCGGCAGGGCTCGTCAGGCTCTCCAATTTCAGCTTCCCGCCGAATTTCAACGAGACGACGCGGCTTTATTTCACGCGGATGGCGGAGCTGGACACCAAGCAGACCGCGGATGACATCCGGGCCGTGCTGGCGCCGCAACCCGATCCCGCGGCGTTGGCGCGTTTGTCGGAGAATGTCGGCTACAACGCGCAGCTCCGCACCACCTGCGTCGCGACCATGCTGCAAGGCGGCCATGCCATCAACGCGCTGCCGCAGCTGGCGACCGCCAAGGTGAATTGCCGGATCATGCCAGGTGAGCCGGTCGAGGGCGTGCAGGCGACGCTCGAGCGTGTGCTCGATGACAGGCAGATCGCGGTGGCGCCGACCGGCAAGGCGGTGCTCAGCCCGCCGTCGCCGCCGAACGAGGAGGTCATGGGGGCGATCGACAAGCTGTCGAAAGAGTTCTGGCCGGATGCCGCGATCATCCCCGTCATGAGCACCGGCGCGACGGACGGCAGCTATCTGCGTAATGCCGGGATCCCGACCTACGGCCATTCCGGGCTTGCCGCCGATATCAAAGACAACAGGAATCATGGCAAGGACGAGCGTGTGCTCGTAAAGTCGTTCTACGAGGGCGAGGATTATCTCTATCGCCTGGTCAAGATGCTCGCCGGAGGCAAGTCGTAA
- a CDS encoding amino acid ABC transporter permease, whose product MSSVAHVPQDPLPIGRPRARRTLGGQIVAWLRANLFPSIPSTIVTLLLVFVIGKAAVGFWQWGVANAIWHVPGSDSSACRAAHGLGACWAVIPEKYRFILFGTYPFDEQWRPALAVLIFIALFAVSSRRSFWRKELFLLWAAALVVIGSLMWGGFFGMSFVSQERWGGLPVTLILATFGLAFGFPLGILVALGRRSKLPAIRSLCVLYVELIRGVPLISLLFMASVMFPLFMPDGVNIDKLLRAQIAFILYAGAYLAEVVRGGLQAVPRGQYEAADALGLSYWKKNALIVLPQAIRHVIPPLVNTFIAFFKDTSLVLIIGIFDLLTTAKTAIIDPAWQSFSVEVYIFVGVIYFLFCFAMSRYSRSLEAQRGHG is encoded by the coding sequence ATGAGCTCGGTCGCACATGTTCCGCAGGATCCGCTTCCGATCGGCCGGCCGCGTGCGCGGCGGACGCTCGGCGGTCAGATCGTCGCCTGGCTGCGCGCCAACCTGTTCCCATCGATTCCCTCGACCATCGTGACGCTTCTGCTGGTGTTCGTGATCGGCAAGGCCGCTGTCGGCTTCTGGCAATGGGGCGTCGCCAACGCGATTTGGCACGTTCCCGGCAGCGACAGCAGCGCGTGCCGCGCGGCGCACGGCTTGGGGGCCTGCTGGGCCGTGATCCCCGAGAAGTATCGCTTCATCCTGTTCGGGACCTATCCGTTCGACGAGCAATGGCGACCGGCGCTCGCGGTGCTGATCTTCATCGCGCTGTTTGCCGTCTCGAGCCGTCGCAGCTTCTGGCGTAAGGAGTTGTTCCTGCTCTGGGCCGCGGCGCTGGTCGTGATCGGGTCTCTGATGTGGGGCGGCTTTTTCGGCATGTCCTTCGTCTCGCAGGAGCGCTGGGGCGGGCTGCCGGTGACGCTGATCCTTGCCACCTTCGGGCTGGCCTTCGGTTTCCCGCTCGGGATCCTGGTCGCGCTCGGCCGCCGCTCCAAGCTGCCCGCGATCCGCTCGCTCTGCGTGCTCTATGTCGAACTGATCCGCGGCGTGCCGCTGATCAGCCTGCTGTTCATGGCGAGCGTGATGTTCCCGCTGTTCATGCCCGACGGCGTCAACATCGACAAATTGCTGCGCGCGCAGATCGCCTTCATCCTCTATGCCGGCGCCTACCTTGCGGAAGTGGTGCGCGGCGGGCTGCAAGCGGTGCCGCGCGGGCAGTATGAGGCGGCGGACGCGCTCGGGCTGTCCTACTGGAAGAAGAACGCGCTGATCGTGTTGCCGCAGGCGATCCGCCACGTGATCCCGCCGCTGGTCAACACCTTCATCGCTTTCTTCAAGGACACCAGCCTCGTCCTGATCATCGGCATCTTCGACCTCTTGACCACCGCGAAGACCGCGATCATCGATCCGGCATGGCAGTCCTTCAGCGTCGAGGTCTATATCTTCGTCGGCGTGATCTACTTCCTGTTCTGCTTCGCGATGTCGCGCTACAGCCGCAGCCTCGAAGCGCAGCGCGGGCACGGCTGA
- a CDS encoding ABC transporter permease subunit (The N-terminal region of this protein, as described by TIGR01726, is a three transmembrane segment that identifies a subfamily of ABC transporter permease subunits, which specificities that include histidine, arginine, glutamine, glutamate, L-cystine (sic), the opines (in Agrobacterium) octopine and nopaline, etc.) encodes MTTTTPKRPPARPLRLSLSDPRVAGLFWQILVVGIAIAIVAWLWSNAVHNLSVRRISTGFAFLGREAGMPIADSWIDYTPKDTYLRAFIVGIVNTLRVAVIGIVLATVLGTLIGIARLSTNWLLSRLAAVYVEVLRDLPLLLQLLFWYVLMQGLPAARQAWKPVEGVFLSNRGLVLPSVPLHEANWWTILALVAGLIVLHFIRRRLIAQQMLDGKARPAWPYALGLVVALPALVSFLAGASWTVTLPELRGFNFVGGLTLAPEYFALLIALVTYTSAFIAEIVRSGIQAVPRGQWDAAKALGLKPSFSLQHIVLPQALRVIIPPMTSQYLNLTKNSSLAVAVGYQDIVSIANTTLNQTGQAIESIALIMMVFLTVSLGISLFMNWYNARIALVER; translated from the coding sequence GTGACGACAACGACGCCGAAACGCCCTCCCGCCCGGCCCCTGCGCCTTTCGCTGAGCGATCCGCGCGTCGCCGGCCTGTTCTGGCAGATCCTGGTGGTCGGTATCGCCATCGCCATCGTCGCCTGGCTGTGGTCGAACGCCGTTCACAATCTCTCGGTCCGCCGTATCTCGACCGGCTTTGCCTTCCTCGGCCGTGAAGCCGGGATGCCGATCGCCGACAGCTGGATCGACTATACACCGAAAGACACCTATCTGCGTGCCTTCATCGTCGGCATCGTCAACACGCTGCGTGTCGCGGTGATCGGCATCGTGCTCGCCACCGTGCTCGGCACCTTGATCGGCATCGCGCGGCTGTCGACCAACTGGCTGTTGTCGCGGCTCGCCGCCGTTTACGTCGAGGTGCTGCGCGACCTGCCGCTCTTGCTGCAACTCTTGTTCTGGTACGTGCTGATGCAGGGGCTGCCGGCGGCGCGTCAGGCCTGGAAGCCGGTCGAGGGCGTGTTCCTGTCCAACCGCGGGCTGGTGCTGCCGTCGGTTCCCTTGCACGAAGCCAATTGGTGGACGATCCTCGCTTTGGTCGCCGGGCTGATCGTGCTGCATTTCATCAGGCGGCGCCTGATCGCGCAGCAGATGCTCGATGGCAAGGCGCGGCCGGCCTGGCCTTACGCGCTCGGTCTCGTGGTCGCCTTGCCCGCGCTGGTGTCGTTCCTGGCGGGCGCGAGCTGGACCGTCACGCTGCCCGAGCTGCGCGGCTTCAATTTCGTCGGCGGGCTGACGCTCGCGCCGGAATATTTCGCGCTGCTGATCGCGCTCGTCACCTATACCTCGGCCTTCATCGCCGAGATCGTGCGCAGCGGCATCCAGGCGGTGCCGCGCGGGCAATGGGATGCGGCCAAGGCGCTGGGGCTGAAGCCGAGTTTCTCGCTGCAGCACATCGTGCTGCCGCAGGCGCTGCGCGTGATCATTCCGCCGATGACGAGCCAATACCTCAACCTGACCAAGAATTCATCGCTTGCGGTCGCCGTCGGCTATCAGGATATCGTCTCGATCGCCAACACCACGTTGAACCAGACCGGGCAGGCGATCGAGTCGATCGCGCTGATCATGATGGTGTTCCTCACCGTCAGTCTCGGCATCAGCCTGTTCATGAACTGGTACAATGCGCGGATCGCGCTGGTGGAGCGCTGA
- a CDS encoding RidA family protein, giving the protein MKFAAIVLVAALSAVATAASADVIRHPIPNSTFPIAQSVTVTGNATTVYVSGQVPPVVNKDADPATPQAYGDTKTQTVGVLNRIKGILEGQGLGMGDVVKMQAFLVHTPSAPMDFKAFMEGYTQFFGGSQPNLPARSVVGVAALANPGFLVEIEVVAAKDTAAK; this is encoded by the coding sequence ATGAAATTCGCCGCTATCGTGCTGGTCGCCGCATTGTCGGCCGTGGCGACCGCAGCCTCTGCCGATGTGATCAGGCATCCAATTCCGAACTCGACATTCCCGATTGCACAGTCTGTCACGGTCACCGGCAATGCCACGACCGTCTATGTCAGCGGCCAGGTGCCGCCGGTGGTCAACAAGGATGCCGATCCGGCGACCCCGCAGGCCTATGGCGATACCAAGACCCAGACCGTCGGCGTGCTCAATCGCATCAAGGGCATCCTCGAAGGCCAGGGGCTTGGCATGGGCGATGTCGTCAAGATGCAGGCGTTCCTGGTTCACACTCCGTCGGCGCCGATGGACTTCAAGGCCTTCATGGAAGGCTACACGCAGTTCTTCGGCGGCAGCCAGCCGAACCTGCCGGCACGCTCCGTGGTCGGCGTTGCCGCGCTCGCCAATCCCGGCTTCCTGGTCGAGATCGAGGTGGTCGCGGCCAAGGATACGGCTGCGAAGTAA
- a CDS encoding cytochrome c, with translation MARTSAVAALTLLSATAAIGQDSAANPRTFSSGYRFVEMTGEELFANVCQGCHMPDAMGAIGAGSYPSLAGNKNLETGSYPVFLILNGRRGMPAFGDMMTDGQVAAVVNYVRTHFGNNFQDVVTAKDVQDARR, from the coding sequence TTGGCAAGGACATCGGCGGTTGCCGCGCTGACATTGCTGTCGGCCACTGCGGCCATCGGGCAGGACAGCGCCGCGAACCCGCGCACCTTCTCTTCCGGCTATCGCTTCGTGGAGATGACCGGCGAGGAATTGTTCGCCAATGTGTGTCAAGGTTGCCACATGCCGGATGCTATGGGGGCGATCGGCGCCGGGAGCTATCCCTCGCTGGCCGGCAACAAGAATCTCGAAACCGGCAGCTACCCGGTCTTCCTCATCCTCAACGGCCGCCGCGGCATGCCGGCATTCGGCGACATGATGACCGATGGTCAGGTCGCCGCCGTTGTGAATTATGTGCGGACGCATTTCGGCAACAACTTTCAGGACGTGGTGACGGCCAAGGACGTTCAGGACGCCCGCCGCTAA
- a CDS encoding flavin monoamine oxidase family protein, producing the protein MQNGSVIKRRDLLALIGTIAGSSVMYQAMTSLGFASESAYKGPLKLEGNPKGASVLILGAGLAGMTAALELRKAGYKVQILEFNSRPGGRNWTIRGGDSFVELGGFRQTCEFEQGLYINPGPWRIPYHHRALLDYCRRLNVALEPFIQLNHNAYLHATRAFNGRPQRIRSIKADFQGRVSELLAKVTQQGKLDETVTKEDQEILLQSLRAWGALDRDYKYSASLDSAAFRGYARDPGGGLTADPLPSDPISLSDILRSRLWRYLQAFARYNFQTTMFQPVGGMDMIGKAFAREVGDLIRYNAKVTQVQQNGTGVTVSYVDTANPSAVQQAIADWCICTIPLSILSQLPIDVGTPMKNAIDALPYAASVKIGLQFKRRFWEEDEAIYGGISFTDLPIRQIAYPNYGFNRNGRGILLGGYLFEGANSYEFTAMTPAERVKSAVEFGAIIHPQYKDEFETGIAVAWHRVPFTLGCSGEWSDAGRAQHYRNLCQIDGRILLAGEHASDLPAWQEGAILSSLDAVTRLHERVVKT; encoded by the coding sequence GTGCAGAACGGATCTGTGATCAAGCGGCGCGATTTGCTCGCGCTGATCGGCACCATCGCCGGCAGTTCGGTGATGTATCAGGCGATGACGAGCCTCGGCTTCGCGTCGGAGTCCGCCTACAAGGGCCCGCTCAAGCTCGAAGGTAACCCGAAAGGGGCATCCGTGCTGATACTCGGCGCGGGGCTTGCGGGCATGACGGCGGCGCTGGAGCTGCGCAAGGCCGGCTACAAGGTCCAGATCCTCGAATTCAACAGCCGCCCTGGCGGCCGCAACTGGACGATCCGCGGCGGCGACAGCTTTGTCGAGCTCGGCGGTTTCAGGCAGACATGCGAGTTCGAGCAAGGCTTGTACATCAATCCCGGTCCGTGGCGGATTCCCTATCACCACCGCGCGCTGCTCGATTACTGTCGACGGCTCAACGTGGCGCTGGAGCCTTTCATCCAGCTCAATCACAATGCGTATCTGCACGCGACGCGTGCATTCAACGGCAGGCCGCAACGCATCCGCAGCATCAAGGCGGATTTCCAGGGCCGGGTGTCGGAGCTGCTTGCCAAGGTCACGCAACAAGGCAAGCTCGACGAGACCGTGACCAAGGAAGACCAGGAGATCCTGCTGCAGTCGCTGCGGGCCTGGGGCGCGCTCGATCGCGACTACAAGTACAGCGCCAGTCTCGACTCCGCGGCATTCCGCGGCTATGCGCGCGATCCCGGCGGCGGGCTTACGGCCGATCCGCTGCCGAGCGACCCGATCTCGCTGTCGGACATCCTGCGCTCGCGGCTGTGGCGCTATCTGCAGGCCTTTGCGCGCTACAATTTCCAGACCACGATGTTTCAGCCGGTCGGCGGCATGGACATGATCGGCAAGGCCTTCGCGCGCGAAGTCGGCGATCTCATTCGCTACAACGCCAAGGTGACCCAGGTCCAGCAGAACGGCACCGGCGTCACCGTGAGCTATGTCGATACGGCCAACCCGTCCGCCGTGCAGCAGGCGATCGCCGACTGGTGCATCTGCACCATCCCGCTGTCGATCCTGAGCCAGTTGCCGATCGATGTCGGCACACCGATGAAAAACGCGATCGATGCGCTGCCTTATGCTGCCTCGGTGAAGATCGGGCTGCAGTTCAAGCGCCGCTTCTGGGAGGAGGACGAGGCGATCTATGGCGGCATCAGCTTCACCGACCTGCCGATCCGGCAGATCGCCTATCCGAACTATGGCTTCAACCGCAACGGCCGCGGCATCCTGCTCGGCGGCTATCTGTTCGAGGGTGCCAATTCCTACGAGTTCACCGCGATGACGCCCGCCGAGCGGGTCAAGAGTGCGGTCGAGTTCGGCGCCATAATCCATCCACAGTACAAGGACGAGTTCGAAACCGGCATTGCGGTGGCCTGGCATCGCGTGCCCTTCACGCTCGGCTGCAGCGGCGAATGGAGCGACGCCGGACGCGCGCAGCATTATCGCAACCTCTGTCAGATCGACGGCCGCATCCTGCTGGCGGGCGAGCATGCGTCCGACCTGCCGGCATGGCAGGAGGGCGCGATCCTGTCCTCGCTCGACGCCGTCACGCGGCTGCACGAACGCGTGGTGAAGACGTGA